In one window of Musa acuminata AAA Group cultivar baxijiao chromosome BXJ3-2, Cavendish_Baxijiao_AAA, whole genome shotgun sequence DNA:
- the LOC135631745 gene encoding uncharacterized protein LOC135631745, whose product MRKRDLGILLLAAFAIFFSLQHEGDFSFKEAWYHLSDEYPIKFEAERLPPPVVVDLNGDGKSEILVATHDAKIQVLEPHRRRVDEGFAEARVLAEVSLLPDKIRISSGRRPVALAAGVVDRSYKHGEMRKQVVVVVTSGWLVMCFDHNLKKLWETNLQDDFPHGAHHREIAISISNYTLKHGDAGLIIVGGRMEMHHQSSMDLFEETMIADEGGELHRRNTNEKENSGSGNVDLRHFAFYAFAGRTGTLRWSRKNDNIQVQSSDASQLIPQHNYKLDVHALNARHPGEFECREFRESILGVMPHHWDRREDTSLQLSNFRRHKRKSLKKTPGKGTTSPFHKPIDHNPPGKDSSNKIARVIGKAADYAGSAKTKKRSLYIPTITNHTQVWWVPNVVVAHQKEGIEAVHLASGRTICQLHLPEGGLHADINGDGVLDHVQVVGANGAEQTVVSGSMEVLKPCWAVATSGVPVREQLFNVSICHHSPFNLFQHGDFARSFGRNYDVGSLEVATPILVSRDDGHKHRKGSHGDVVFLTNRGEVTSYSPGLHGHDAVWRWQISTGATWSNVPSPFRMMEDVIVPTLKSFPLHAHGNKEVIVAAGEHEAVVISHGGSMLASIELPGLPTHALVLEDFSNDGLTDIILVTSGGVYGYVQTRQPGALFFSTLVGCLIVVIVVIFVSQHLNSISKGKPRASSEHR is encoded by the exons ATGAGGAAGCGGGATCTCGGCATCCTCCTCCTCGCCGCCTTCGCCATCTTCTTCTCCCTCCAG CATGAAGGCGATTTCTCCTTCAAAGAGGCGTGGTACCATCTCTCCGACGAGTATCCTATTAAATTTGAAGCCGAACGTCTCCCTCCGCCCGTCGTGGTCGATCTGAACGGCGACGGAAAGAGCGAAATCCTCGTCGCCACCCATGACGCTAAGATTCAG GTCTTGGAGCCTCATAGGAGACGTGTTGACGAAGGATTTGCTGAAGCGCGAGTTTTGGCTGAGGTTTCATTGCTGCCTGATAAGATCCGCATATCATCTGGAAGGCGTCCTGTTGCTCTTGCTGCAGGTGTGGTTGATCGGTCATATAAACATGGAGAAATGAGGAAGCAGGTTGTGGTTGTTGTCACATCAGGTTGGTTGGTAATGTGTTTTGATCACAACCTTAAAAAGCTATGGGAAACCAATTTACAG GATGATTTTCCTCATGGTGCTCACCACAGGGAGATAGCAATATCAATAAGCAATTACACATTGAAGCATGGTGATGCAGGATTGATTATAGTGGGAGGGAGGATGGAAATGCATCATCAA agCTCTATGGATCTATTCGAGGAAACCATGATAGCAGATGAAGGTGGTGAGCTGCATCGGAGAAACACTAATGAAAAAGAG AACTCTGGAAGTGGCAATGTGGATCTACGCCATTTTGCCTTTTATGCTTTTGCTGGTCGGACTGGCACACTAAGATGGAGCAGAAAGAATGAC AATATCCAGGTACAATCCTCTGATGCGTCACAGTTGATTCCACAACATAACTACAAGCTTGATGTTCATGCTCTGAATGCTCGTCACCCTGGAGAG TTTGAATGTAGAGAATTCAGAGAATCAATTCTTGGAGTGATGCCTCATCATTGG GATAGGAGGGAAGATACATCTTTGCAACTATCAAACTTCCGGAGGCATAAAAGAAAGTCGCTTAAGAAAACACCTGGGAAGGGTACTACGAGTCCTTTCCATAAGCCTATCGATCACAATCCACCTGGGAAAGATTCATCAAATAAAATTGCGAGGGTGATTGGAAAAGCTGCAGATTATGCTGGTTCAGCGAAAACCAAGAAG AGGTCGCTCTATATTCCTACCATAACAAATCACACTCAAGTTTGGTGGGTCCCAAATGTAGTTGTTGCGCATCAGAAGGAAGGAATAGAAGCTGTGCATTTGGCATCAGGGCGGACAATTTGCCAG CTACATTTGCCTGAAGGAGGTCTTCATGCTGATATTAATGGGGACGGTGTCCTAGATCATGTTCAG GTTGTTGGGGCTAACGGTGCCGAACAAACTGTTGTTAGTGGTTCTATGGAGGTGTTAAAACCTTGTTGGGCTGTTGCTACCTCTGGGGTACCTGTACGAGAGCAGCTTTTCAACGTTTCTATCTGTCAtcattctcctttcaatttatttcAACATGGAGACTTTGCAAGAAGTTTTGGAAGGAACTATGATGTAGGTAGTTTAGAGGTGGCAACTCCTATCCTGGTAAGCAGAGATGACGGCCATAAGCATCGGAAGGGAAGCCATGGGGATGTTGTATTTTTGACAAACCGCGGGGAG GTCACCTCATACTCCCCGGGATTGCATGGCCATGATGCTGTTTGGAGATGGCAAATCTCAACTGGTGCTACTTGGTCAAATGTCCCATCCCCGTTTCGCATGATGGAAGACGTCATTGTGCCCACACTGAAATCTTTCCCTTTGCATGCTCACGGTAACAAGGAGGTGATAGTTGCAGCTGGTGAGCATGAGGCGGTGGTGATATCTCATGGAGGCAGCATGTTAGCATCCATCGAGCTACCTGGACTGCCGACACACGCCTTGGTGTTAGAAGACTTCTCCAATGACGGCCTCACTGACATTATTCTGGTAACTTCTGGTGGGGTTTATGGATATGTACAGACCAGGCAGCCTGGAGCGCTCTTTTTCAGCACCCTTGTAGGTTGCTTGATCGTTGTTATTGTAGTCATTTTCGTCTCCCAACACCTGAATTCCATAAGCAAGGGGAAACCAAGAGCTTCAAGTGAACACAGGTGA
- the LOC135630672 gene encoding probable protein S-acyltransferase 14 has product MRSGAVVMAWNVFRFCTALRGLGSLMILIVVGIVGVSYYAVVVAIYGPALLTAGWLDSLLAVGVLVSFHLLLGLLLWAYFSVVITDPGSVPPHWKPVIDEEEGETAPLANSEFTSHILNLQQPGPVADTGSPRIRYCRKCNQLKPPRCHHCSVCGRCVLKMDHHCVWVVNCVGALNYKFFLLFLFYTFLETTLVTVSLFPHFIAFFKDVEIPGTPGTLAATFITFVLNLAFALSVLGFLVMHISLVMKNTTTIEAYEKKTTPKWKYDLGRKKNFEQVFGTDKKYWFIPAYSEEDLRRMPALQGLKYPTKPNLDVQ; this is encoded by the exons ATGAGATCGGGGGCGGTGGTCATGGCGTGGAACGTGTTCAGGTTCTGCACCGCGCTGCGGGGCCTCGGCTCCCTTATGATCCTCATCGTCGTCGGCATCGTTGGTGTCAGCTACTACGCCGTCGTCGTCGCCATTTACGGCCCCGCCCTCCTCACCGCCGGCTGGCTCGATTCGCTCCTGGCCGTCGGTGTCTTGGTCTCCTTCCATCTCCTG CTAGGATTGCTTCTATGGGCCTATTTCTCTGTTGTCATCACGGACCCTGGCAGTGTTCCACCACATTGGAAGCCTGTCATTgatgaggaggaaggagaaaCTGCTCCATTAGCCAACTCGGAGTTCACTAGTCATATTCTGAATTTGCAACAACCAGGACCCGTTGCGGACACAGGTAGCCCAAGGATAAGATACTGCAGGAAGTGCAACCAGTTGAAGCCACCTCGTTGCCATCATTGTTCTGTTT GTGGGAGATGTGTACTAAAGATGGATCACCACTGTGTGTGGGTTGTAAATTGCGTGGGAGCTTTAAAttataagttctttcttctttttctg TTTTACACATTTCTTGAGACGACTCTTGTTACTGTTTCACTATTTCCCCATTTTATTGCTTTCTTTAAAGATGTGGAGATCCCTGGAACACCAGGAACACTTGCAGCTACGTTTATTACATTTG TGTTGAATCTGGCTTTTGCATTAAGTGTTCTTGGGTTTCTTGTCATGCACATATCTTTAGTGATGAAGAATACTACAACCATTGAG GCATATGAGAAGAAAACAACTCCAAAATGGAAGTACGATCTCGGTCGAAAGAAGAACTTTGAACAG GTGTTTGGAACGGATAAGAAATACTGGTTCATCCCTGCATATTCCGAGGAGGATTTGAGAAGAATGCCAGCCCTGCAAGGACTCAAGTATCCCACAAAGCCGAATCTGGATGTACAGTAG